A genomic segment from Perca flavescens isolate YP-PL-M2 chromosome 13, PFLA_1.0, whole genome shotgun sequence encodes:
- the LOC114566270 gene encoding caspase-1, translated as FVEKLKKRQKEKGTTSECASTSGSGARKRKPAAGTTSKLAADSGLPKKQKTAVGPSEAIPAEDSVPAEEKLLKVRTEFVKRVSDANLNQLLDKLLEHGFINDEEMQSVRTKVKAEKARNLIDLVREKGPEASSLLIDTLCELDQCVSKVLKLI; from the exons GGACAACGAGCGAATGTGCGAGTACGTCAGGATCAGGGGCCAGGAAGCGAAAACCTGCAGCTG GGACGACAAGCAAACTTGCAGCTGATTCAGGATTGCCCAAGAAGCAAAAAACTGCAGTTG GTCCAAGCGAGGCAATCCCAGCAGAGGACAGCGTCCCAGCAGAGGAAAAGCTGTTAAAAGTTCGGACAGAGTTTGTAAAAAGAGTGTCTGATGCTAATCTAAACCAGCTTCTGGATAAACTCCTTGAGCATGGTTTTATAAATGATGAGGAAAtgcagtcagtcagaacaaaaGTCAAAGCAGAGAAAGCACGAAACCTGATCGACCTGGTGCGGGAGAAGGGACCAGAAGCCAGCTCACTTTTGATCGATACTCTCTGTGAGTTGGATCAATGTGTTTCAAAAGTGCTGAAATTAATCTGA
- the LOC114566870 gene encoding uncharacterized protein LOC114566870 isoform X1 → MSLDKRWRRALISILEHLTDSDLSKMLYNLDNIPQGLKTTKAKEEIPFLMEKYYGTEKSISEIDRIMKIIPRNDADVQNLLRPFVEKLKEQRQEGKGKMSELAADSGSVANKWETALSSILEELTDQQFAKMLFYLDEIPQGLKKDKAREEIPDLIVQQYGPEGSISEIDEIMKAIPRNDPKVQNLLRPFVEKLKEQRQEEKGPSGATQQRNVPAEDNVPAEKKLLKVRAEFIERVSDPVLNQLLDNLLEHGFINDQEMQSVTTKKSRADKAREVIDTVRKKGTKASSLLINTLCKVDKPVAEVLKLI, encoded by the exons ATGTCACTTGACAAAAGGTGGAGGAGAGCCCTGATCTCCATCCTGGAGCATCTGACTGACTCAGATTTGAGCAAAATGCTGTACAATCTGGACAACATCCCTCAAGGACTGAAGACTACCAAAGCCAAAGAAGAAATCCCTTTTTTAATGGAAAAGTACTACGGGACAGAAAAGTCCATCTCTGAAATAGATAGAATAATGAAGATAATACCAAGAAATGACGCTGACGTCCAGAACCTGCTGCGCCCCTTTGTGGAGAAACTAAAGGAACAACGGCAGGAAGGAAAAG GGAAGATGAGCGAACTTGCAGCTGACTCAGGATCAGTTGCCAATAAGTGGGAAACAGCCCTGAGCTCCATCCTGGAGGAGCTGACTGACCAACAGTTCGCTAAGATGCTGTTCTATCTAGACGAAATCCCTCAAGGACTGAAGAAGGACAAGGCCAGAGAAGAAATCCCGGATTTAATTGTCCAGCAGTACGGGCCAGAAGGGTCCATCTCTGAAATagatgaaataatgaaagcGATACCGAGGAATGACCCTAAAGTCCAGAACCTGCTGCGCCCCTTTGTGGAGAAACTGAAGGAACAGCGCCAGGAAGAAAAAG GTCCAAGTGGGGCAACTCAACAGAGGAATGTCCCAGCAGAGGACAATGTCCCAGCAGAGAAAAAGCTGTTAAAAGTTCGGGCAGAGTTTATAGAAAGAGTGTCTGATCCTGTTCTGAACCAGCTTCTGGATAACCTCCTGGAGCATGGTTTTATAAATGATCAGGAAATGCAGTCAGTCACAacaaaaaagagcagagcagaTAAAGCACGAGAAGTGATCGACACGGTGCGAAAAAAGGGAACTAAAGCCAGCTCACTTCTGATCAATACTCTCTGTAAAGTGGATAAACCCGTTGCAGAAGTGCTGAAATTAATCTGA
- the LOC114566870 gene encoding uncharacterized protein LOC114566870 isoform X2 translates to MSLDKRWRRALISILEHLTDSDLSKMLYNLDNIPQGLKTTKAKEEIPFLMEKYYGTEKSISEIDRIMKIIPRNDADVQNLLRPFVEKLKEQRQEGKMSELAADSGSVANKWETALSSILEELTDQQFAKMLFYLDEIPQGLKKDKAREEIPDLIVQQYGPEGSISEIDEIMKAIPRNDPKVQNLLRPFVEKLKEQRQEEKGPSGATQQRNVPAEDNVPAEKKLLKVRAEFIERVSDPVLNQLLDNLLEHGFINDQEMQSVTTKKSRADKAREVIDTVRKKGTKASSLLINTLCKVDKPVAEVLKLI, encoded by the exons ATGTCACTTGACAAAAGGTGGAGGAGAGCCCTGATCTCCATCCTGGAGCATCTGACTGACTCAGATTTGAGCAAAATGCTGTACAATCTGGACAACATCCCTCAAGGACTGAAGACTACCAAAGCCAAAGAAGAAATCCCTTTTTTAATGGAAAAGTACTACGGGACAGAAAAGTCCATCTCTGAAATAGATAGAATAATGAAGATAATACCAAGAAATGACGCTGACGTCCAGAACCTGCTGCGCCCCTTTGTGGAGAAACTAAAGGAACAACGGCAGGAAG GGAAGATGAGCGAACTTGCAGCTGACTCAGGATCAGTTGCCAATAAGTGGGAAACAGCCCTGAGCTCCATCCTGGAGGAGCTGACTGACCAACAGTTCGCTAAGATGCTGTTCTATCTAGACGAAATCCCTCAAGGACTGAAGAAGGACAAGGCCAGAGAAGAAATCCCGGATTTAATTGTCCAGCAGTACGGGCCAGAAGGGTCCATCTCTGAAATagatgaaataatgaaagcGATACCGAGGAATGACCCTAAAGTCCAGAACCTGCTGCGCCCCTTTGTGGAGAAACTGAAGGAACAGCGCCAGGAAGAAAAAG GTCCAAGTGGGGCAACTCAACAGAGGAATGTCCCAGCAGAGGACAATGTCCCAGCAGAGAAAAAGCTGTTAAAAGTTCGGGCAGAGTTTATAGAAAGAGTGTCTGATCCTGTTCTGAACCAGCTTCTGGATAACCTCCTGGAGCATGGTTTTATAAATGATCAGGAAATGCAGTCAGTCACAacaaaaaagagcagagcagaTAAAGCACGAGAAGTGATCGACACGGTGCGAAAAAAGGGAACTAAAGCCAGCTCACTTCTGATCAATACTCTCTGTAAAGTGGATAAACCCGTTGCAGAAGTGCTGAAATTAATCTGA